Within Streptomyces roseirectus, the genomic segment CCCCAGCACGTCCTGGAGGTACTTGGCACTCCAGTTGGAGACGGTCGAGTCCCCGATGTACGCAAAGGCCATCACCAGACACAACGGCACCAGCAACCGGAACGCGAGCCTGTCCGTGTCGTCGGGGGTGGGGACGGGGGCGGGGACGGCGACCGCCGGGCCCTCAACTACCTTGCCCCCGTCGACATACCACCGGCTCCCCACCAGCGCGGCCGGCAACAACACGGCCACGACCGGCAGATACAGCACCCACAACGCCAACTCCCAGTGCGCACCGGCCCACGCGAGCGAGGACCCCACGATCCCGCCCAGACTGAACGCCGCGTGGAAACTGAGCATGATGCTGCGCCCGTACGCCCGCTGGAGGCTCACCCCCAGCATGTTCATCGTCGCGTCCAACGCCCCCAGCGCCAGCCCGAACACCGCGAGCGCCGCCGCCAGTTGAACCGTCCCGTCCCCCGCCCCGACCCCCACCAACGCCAGCAGGACGACGGGCTGGGCCCACCGCAGCACGAGGCTCGGCGCCACCCTCCGCACCACACGCTCGGCCGCCACGCTCCCGGCCCCCGCGAGCACCGGCACCGCCGCCAGATACAGCGGCAACAGCCCGTCGGAGACCCCGTACCGATCCTGGATCGCCGGAATCCGGGTCACCAGCAGAGCGAACGCGGCCCCCTGGGCGAAGAAGCTCAACGCCAACGAGGCTCTACCGCGCCGCAGCACTTCTGTCATGGCGGCGAGCGTAGGGCCCCGGCGTACTCATGGGTAGATCAAGCCAAAGGTGAATTTCCCTCAGCTCTGACCCCAGCGCACCCCGGGTCGGCCGGCGCCGCACTCACCCGAGCAGCAGCTCCGCCAGCTCCCCGGCCTCCGAGTACACCCGCGAGGCCCCCACCAGCCGCTCGGCGGGCGTCATGGCCGTGAACCCGAGGACGTCCATCCCGGCCGCCACCCCCGCCCGCACCCCGAGCGGCGAGTCCTCGACGACCACACACCGCTCCGGCGCGACCCCCATCCGCTCGGCGGCGAACAGGAACAGATCCGGCGCCGGCTTCCCCCGCCCCACATCCTGCGCGCTGAAGACCCGCCCCTCCCCGAAGAACCGGTCCAGCCCAGCCACCCGATGCCCCACCCGGATCCGCTCATGGCTCCCGGACGACGCCACGCAGTACGGCACCCCCTCCGCCACCAGCCTCTCCAGCACCCCCACGATCCCCGCCACCGGCTTCAGCTCCCGCTCGAACGCGGCGAACACCCGGGCGTGAAAGGTGTCGTCGAACCCCTCCGGCAACCGCTCCCCGGTCCGCTCCAGCACCAGGTCATGAATCCGGTGCATCGCCGACCCCATGTAGTCCCGGATCGAGTCCTCGTACGACGTCGGGTGCCCGACCTCGGTGAGATATTCGGCGAGCAGCCGATTCGAAATGGGTTCACTGTCGACGAGGACACCGTCATTGTCGAAGATCACGAGGTCGTAGCGCATACACCAACCCTAAACGCAGAAAACCCCCGCACCATTAACGGTGCGGGGGTTCCCCACAATGATTGTTCGGCGGCGTCCTACTCTCCCACAGGGTCCCCCCTGCAGTACCATCGGCGCTGTGAGGCTTAGCTTCCGGGTTCGGAATGTAACCGGGCGTTTCCCTCACGCTATAACCACCGAAACACTATGAAACAGTCAACCGCACCGCATGTGGCCATACGGGGTTGTTCATGGTTTCAGAACCAACACAGTGGACGCGAGCAACTGAGGACAAGCCCTCGGCCTATTAGTACCAGTCACCTCCACCCCTTACAGGGCTTCCAGATCTGGCCTATCAACCCAGTCGTCTACTGGGAGCCTTACCCTCTCAAGGAGGTGGGAACACTCATCTCGAAGCAGGCTTCCCGCTTAGATGCTTTCAGCGGTTATCCCTCCCGAACGTAGCCAACCAGCCATGCCCTTGGCAGAACAACTGGCACACCAGAGGTTCGTCCGTCCCGGTCCTCTCGTACTAGGGACAGCCCTTCTCAATATTCCTACGCGCACAGCGGATAGGGACCGAACTGTCTCACGACGTTCTAAACCCAGCTCGCGTACCGCTTTAATGGGCGAACAGCCCAACCCTTGGGACCGACTCCAGCCCCAGGATGCGACGAGCCGACATCGAGGTGCCAAACCATCCCGTCGATATGGACTCTTGGGGAAGATCAGCCTGTTATCCCCGGGGTACCTTTTATCCGTTGAGCGACGGCGCTTCCACAAGCCACCGCCGGATCACTAGTCCCGACTTTCGTCCCTGCTCGACCCGTCGGTCTCACAGTCAAGCTCCCTTGTGCACTTACACTCAACACCTGATTACCAACCAGGCTGAGGGAACCTTTGGGCGCCTCCGTTACCCTTTAGGAGGCAACCGCCCCAGTTAAACTACCCATCAGACACTGTCCCTGATCCGGATCACGGACCCAGGTTAGACATCCAGCACGACCAGACTGGTATTTCAACGACGACTCCACAAGTACTGGCGTACCTGCTTCACAGTCTCCCAGCTATCCTACACAAGCCGAACCGAACACCAATATCAAACTGTAGTAAAGGTCCCGGGGTCTTTCCGTCCTGCTGCGCGAAACGAGCATCTTTACTCGTAGTGCAATTTCACCGGGCCTATGGTTGAGACAGTCGAGAAGTCGTTACGCCATTCGTGCAGGTCGGAACTTACCCGACAAGGAATTTCGCTACCTTAGGATGGTTATAGTTACCACCGCCGTTTACTGGCGCTTAAGTTCTCAGCTTCGCCAAGACGAATCTTGACTAACCGGTCCCCTTAACGTTCCAGCACCGGGCAGGCGTCAGTCCGTATACATCGCCTTACGGCTTCGCACGGACCTGTGTTTTTAGTAAACAGTCGCTTCTCGCTGGTCTCTGCGGCCACCCCCAGCTCACCGAGTAAATCGGATCACCAGGAATGGCCCCCCTTCTCCCGAAGTTACGGGGGCATTTTGCCGAGTTCCTTAACCATAGTTCACCCGAACGCCTCGGTATTCTCTACCTGACCACCTGAGTCGGTTTAGGGTACGGGCCGCCATGAAACTCGCTAGAGGCTTTTCTCGACAGCATAGGATCATCCACTTCACCACAATCGGCTCGGCATCAGGTCTCAGACTACGTGCAGGGCGGATTTGCCTACCCTGCGTCCTACACCCTTACCCCGGGACAACCACCGCCCGGGCTGGACTACCTTCCTGCGTCACCCCATCACTCACCTACTGCAAGTCTGGTCCGTCGGCTCCACCACTCCCCTTTGCCCGAAGGCTCCGGGGCGGCTTCACGGACTTAGCATCGCCTGGTTCGATGTTTGACGCTTCACAGCGGGTACCGGAATATCAACCGGTTATCCATCGACTACGCCTGTCGGCCTCGCCTTAGGTCCCGACTTACCCTGGGCAGATCAGCTTGACCCAGGAACCCTTAGTCAATCGGCGCAAACGTTTCTCACGTTTGTATCGCTACTCATGCCTGCATTCTCACTCGTGAACCGTCCACCACTGCCTTCCGGCGCGGCTTCACCCGGCACACGACGCTCCCCTACCCATCACAGCAGGCGTTGGCCCTCATGCTGCAATGACACGACTTCGGCGGTACGCTTGAGCCCCGCTACATTGTCGGCGCGGAATCACTAGACCAGTGAGCTATTACGCACTCTTTCAAGGGTGGCTGCTTCTAAGCCAACCTCCTGGTTGTCTCTGCGACTCCACATCCTTTCCCACTTAGCGTACGCTTAGGGGCCTTAGTCGATGCTCTGGGCTGTTTCCCTCTCGACCATGGAGCTTATCCCCCACAGTCTCACTGCCGCGCTCTCACTTACCGGCATTCGGAGTTTGGCTAAGGTCAGTAACCCGGTAGGGCCCATCGCCTATCCAGTGCTCTACCTCCGGCAAGAAACACACGACGCTGCACCTAAATGCATTTCGGGGAGAACCAGCTATCACGGAGTTTGATTGGCCTTTCACCCCTAACCACAGGTCATCCCCCAGGTTTTCAACCCTGGTGGGTTCGGTCCTCCACGAAGTCTTACCTCCGCTTCAACCTGCCCATGGCTAGATCACTCCGCTTCGGGTCTTGAGCGTGCTACTAGAAACGCCCTATTCGGACTCGCTTTCGCTACGGCTACCCCACCCGGGTTAACCTCGCAACACACCGCAAACTCGCAGGCTCATTCTTCAAAAGGCACGCAGTCACGAGACAAGGACAAGTCCTCGTCCGACGCTCCCACGGCTTGTAGGCACACGGTTTCAGGTACTATTTCACTCCCCTCCCGGGGTACTTTTCACCATTCCCTCACGGTACTATCCGCTATCGGTCACCAGGGAATATTTAGGCTTAGCGGGTGGTCCCGCCAGATTCACACGGGATTTCTCGGGCCCCGTGCTACTTGGGTGTCTCTCAAACGAGCCGCTGACGTTTCGACTACGGGGGTCTTACCCTCTACGCCGGACCTTTCGCATGTCCTTCGCCTACATCAACGGTTTCTGACTCGTCTCACAGCCGGCAGACTGTGAAAGAGAGATCCCACAACCCCCACGACGCAACCCCTGCCGGGTCTCACACGTCGTAGGTTTGGCCTCATCCGGTTTCGCTCGCCACTACTCCCGGAATCACGGTTGTTTTCTCTTCCTGAGGGTACTGAGATGTTTCACTTCCCCTCGTTCCCTCCACATGCCCTATGTGTTCAGGCATGGGTGACAGCCCATGACGACTGCCGGGTTTCCCCATTCGGAAACCCCCGGATCAAAGCCTGGTTGACGACTCCCCGGGGACTATCGCGGCCTCCCACGTCCTTCATCGGTTCCTGGTGCCAAGGCATCCACCGTGCGCCCTTAAAAACTTGGCCACAGATGCTCGCGTCCACTGTGCAGTTCTCAAACAACGACCAACCACCCATCACCCCGGACCAGAGCCCGAGTGCACTGGGGTCGGCATCACGAGGGAGTTCATTCCCTCAGACACCCAACAGCGTGCCCAACCTCATCCCGCCCGGAGATCATGCGTTCCACGCTCCGAAGAGCAGTACTTGCAAGCCCCCGACCCAGAACCAGGCCGAATAATCAACGTTCCACCCATGAGCTGACCGTGCAGAACATTTGCCTGCAATCGGTACTGTGCTCCTTAGAAAGGAGGTGATCCAGCCGCACCTTCCGGTACGGCTACCTTGTTACGACTTCGTCCCAATCGCCAGTCCCACCTTCGACAGCTCCCTCCCACAAGGGGTTGGGCCACCGGCTTCGGGTGTTACCGACTTTCGTGACGTGACGGGCGGTGTGTACAAGGCCCGGGAACGTATTCACCGCAGCAATGCTGATCTGCGATTACTAGCAACTCCGACTTCATGGGGTCGAGTTGCAGACCCCAATCCGAACTGAGACAGGCTTTTTGAGATTCGCTCCACCTCACGGTTTCGCAGCTCTTTGTACCTGCCATTGTAGCACGTGTGCAGCCCAAGACATAAGGGGCATGATGACTTGACGTCGTCCCCACCTTCCTCCGAGTTGACCCCGGCGGTCTCCTGTGAGTCCCCAACCTCCCGAAAGAGTTGCTGGCAACACAGGACAAGGGTTGCGCTCGTTGCGGGACTTAACCCAACATCTCACGACACGAGCTGACGACAGCCATGCACCACCTGTATACCGACCACAAGGGGGCGACCATCTCTGGCCGTTTCCGGTATATGTCAAGCCTTGGTAAGGTTCTTCGCGTTGCGTCGAATTAAGCCACATGCTCCGCTGCTTGTGCGGGCCCCCGTCAATTCCTTTGAGTTTTAGCCTTGCGGCCGTACTCCCCAGGCGGGGAACTTAATGCGTTAGCTGCGGCACCGACGACGTGGAATGTCGCCAACACCTAGTTCCCACCGTTTACGGCGTGGACTACCAGGGTATCTAATCCTGTTCGCTCCCCACGCTTTCGCTCCTCAGCGTCAGTATCGGCCCAGAGATCCGCCTTCGCCACCGGTGTTCCTCCTGATATCTGCGCATTTCACCGCTACACCAGGAATTCCGATCTCCCCTACCGAACTCTAGCCTGCCCGTATCGAATGCAGACCCGGGGTTAAGCCCCGGGCTTTCACATCCGACGCGACAAGCCGCCTACGAGCTCTTTACGCCCAATAATTCCGGACAACGCTTGCGCCCTACGTATTACCGCGGCTGCTGGCACGTAGTTAGCCGGCGCTTCTTCTGCAGGTACCGTCACTCTCGCTTCTTCCCTGCTGAAAGAGGTTTACAACCCGAAGGCCGTCATCCCTCACGCGGCGTCGCTGCATCAGGCTTCCGCCCATTGTGCAATATTCCCCACTGCTGCCTCCCGTAGGAGTCTGGGCCGTGTCTCAGTCCCAGTGTGGCCGGTCGCCCTCTCAGGCCGGCTACCCGTCGTCGCCTTGGTGAGCCGTTACCTCACCAACAAGCTGATAGGCCGCGGGCTCATCCTTCACCGCCGGAGCTTTCAACCCCCACCCATGCAGGCAGGAGTGCTATCCGGTATTAGACCCCGTTTCCAGGGCTTGTCCCAGAGTGAAGGGCAGATTGCCCACGTGTTACTCACCCGTTCGCCACTAATCCACCCCGAAGGGCTTCATCGTTCGACTTGCATGTGTTAAGCACGCCGCCAGCGTTCGTCCTGAGCCAGGATCAAACTCTCCGTGAATGTTTACCGGTAATCCGGTGCACAACACAGAAGAGCGGAACAGTCGGAGGAATGATCCGACCGTTCACAGCGTCCTCGCTGTTGTTTTCCAAAGGAACCTCATCCATCCGGCGTTCACAACCGGGCTGGACGGGGTATCAACTAATCTGGCGTTGATTTTTGGCACGCTGTTGAGTTCTCAAGGAACGGACGCTTCCTTTGTACTCACCCTCTCGGGCTTTCCTCCGGGCAGTTTCCCTTCGATCTTGCGTTTCCGACTCTATCAGATCTTTTTCCGATCCGATTTCCTCGGTGCTTTCCGGTTCCCGCTCTCCGCTTTCGCTTCGGGCGTTTCCCTTTCGGCGTTTCCGACTCTATCAGATCCTTTCGGCGTCTGATCCCCAGTCAGTGGGGGTTGTCTTTGCGGCTGTTGGGCCGTTCCGACGAGTGAGACTTTAGCGGATTCCCGGCCCCCGAAGCCAATCGGGGGTCGCGCTCTTTCGAACGTGGATTCCTCATTTCGCGAATACGCACGCCAAAGCACACGACTGCTCGTCGAGTGTTGGTTTGGTACTTGCGGAATGGCTGTCCGGGGACCGACCGGAGTCGACGCTCACGTCGGACAACTCGGAGAACAGTACGGACCGCCCCCAGGTGTGTCAACTCACGGCCGAGGAGCACCCCGGAGGCGTACGCTGCCCGGCATGACGACGCGTACGTACACCCAGCAGTGGTGGGCCGCCTGACGGCGGCCGGTACTCACGTACGCGATCAACGGCCGCCGCCTCGGCGGCCGTTCTCGTTTCCTCTCCAGGACCTCGGGGGCCCGCCGGGACGGCGGCCCTGACCAGGAGGAGTAGGGATGACGAGGGTCTTCAGCGGGATCAAGCCGACCGGGCATCTGACGCTGGGGAACTACCTGGGGGCCATGCGGCGGTGGGCCGAGGTAGACCAGCACCGGTCCGACGCGTTGTTCTGCGTCGTCGACCTGCACGCCCTGACCGTGGACCACGACCCCGCGCGCGTGCGCCGGCTCAGTCGGCAGGCGGCGACCCTGCTGTTGGCTGCGGGGCTGGACCCGCGGCTGTGCACCCTGTTCGTGCAGAGCCACGTCGATGAGCACGCACGGCTGTCGTACGTCCTGGAGTGCGTCGCGAGCGACGGCGAGATGCGGCGGATGATCCAGTACAAGGAGAAGGCGCGGCGGGAACAGGCACGCGGCGGAAGCGTCCGGCTGTCGTTGCTGACGTATCCGGTGCTGATGGCGGCGGACATCCTGGCGTACGGGACGGACGACGTGCCGGTGGGCGACGACCAGACGCAGCACGTCGAGCTGGCGCGGGATCTGGCGGTGCGGTTCAACCAGCGTTACGGCCACACGTTCGTGGTGCCGAGGGCGACGCACCCGGCGGTGGGCGCGCGGGTGATGAACCTCCAGGACCCACTGTCGAAGATGGGGAAGTCGGACGACTCCGGGCCGGGCATCGTCTATCTCCTCGACGAGCCCGACGTCATCCGCAAGAAGGTGATGAGAGCTGTCACCGACAGCGGGCGGGAGGTCGTGTACGACCGTGCCGCGGCGCCCGGCCTGGCGAATCTGCTGGAGATCCTGGCCGCGTGCACGGGCGGGAACCCTGAGGATCTGTCAGGCGTTCACAATTCGTACGGCGCTCTCAAAGCGGACACCGCCGAGGCTGTGATCGAGATTTTGAGGCCCGTGCAGGCCAGGCACAGGGAGCTGTGCGCGGATCCGGGTCAGGTGGAGGGAGTGTTGCGGGAGGGTGCCGAGCGGGCGCGGGCGATGGCGCGGCCGACGGTGGACGCCGCTTACCGGGCGATCGGGCTGCTGGAGCCGGTGCCGGGGGCGGAGGTGAACGCGGCCCGGTAGTGCCGGAGCGGGTGTCCGGGCCGGTGTCCTCGTCGTCGTGCCGCCGGTCGTCAGTCCTTCTTGCCGGAGGCGAGCTGGCGGCTTCGGTCGCGGGCGGCTTCGAGGGCGGCGATGAGGGCGGCCCGGACGCCGTGGTTCTCCAGTTCGCGGATGGCGCTGATGGTGGTGCCGGCGGGAGAGGTGACGTTCTCACGGAGCTTGACGGGGTGCTCGCCGCTGTCGCGGAGCATCACGGCGGCACCGATCGCGGACTGGACGATGAGGTCGTGGGCCTTGTCGCGCGGCAGGCCGAGCAGGATGCCGGCGTCGGTCATGGCTTCGACGAG encodes:
- a CDS encoding MFS transporter gives rise to the protein MTEVLRRGRASLALSFFAQGAAFALLVTRIPAIQDRYGVSDGLLPLYLAAVPVLAGAGSVAAERVVRRVAPSLVLRWAQPVVLLALVGVGAGDGTVQLAAALAVFGLALGALDATMNMLGVSLQRAYGRSIMLSFHAAFSLGGIVGSSLAWAGAHWELALWVLYLPVVAVLLPAALVGSRWYVDGGKVVEGPAVAVPAPVPTPDDTDRLAFRLLVPLCLVMAFAYIGDSTVSNWSAKYLQDVLGSSEQLATVPYNVYMVTMLVGRAVGDYGVRRFGAAVVVRSGALVAAGGFAVVAGAPGAWVGMVGFTLVGVGLCVIVPQTFAAAGRLFPGASDAAVARLNIFNYVGFLVGSPLVGVVGDAWSYRGAMLVPMGLVLVTVVYARSFEAGEDRYGGGHERARAADVGRGGNGL
- a CDS encoding HAD family hydrolase, translated to MRYDLVIFDNDGVLVDSEPISNRLLAEYLTEVGHPTSYEDSIRDYMGSAMHRIHDLVLERTGERLPEGFDDTFHARVFAAFERELKPVAGIVGVLERLVAEGVPYCVASSGSHERIRVGHRVAGLDRFFGEGRVFSAQDVGRGKPAPDLFLFAAERMGVAPERCVVVEDSPLGVRAGVAAGMDVLGFTAMTPAERLVGASRVYSEAGELAELLLG
- the trpS gene encoding tryptophan--tRNA ligase, giving the protein MTRVFSGIKPTGHLTLGNYLGAMRRWAEVDQHRSDALFCVVDLHALTVDHDPARVRRLSRQAATLLLAAGLDPRLCTLFVQSHVDEHARLSYVLECVASDGEMRRMIQYKEKARREQARGGSVRLSLLTYPVLMAADILAYGTDDVPVGDDQTQHVELARDLAVRFNQRYGHTFVVPRATHPAVGARVMNLQDPLSKMGKSDDSGPGIVYLLDEPDVIRKKVMRAVTDSGREVVYDRAAAPGLANLLEILAACTGGNPEDLSGVHNSYGALKADTAEAVIEILRPVQARHRELCADPGQVEGVLREGAERARAMARPTVDAAYRAIGLLEPVPGAEVNAAR